CAGATGGAATTGATGTGTGTGCAGCCTGCTTGAGATCTGCGTCAATCCTGAATCTGGCATACCTAGAGTGAAATTTCTAATTCGAGGCTAGCAGTATCATATTGTCATAAAAACATTTGGGCAACgaaacaggtagttcttgacttacgaccacagctgagccccaaatttctgtcgttaagtgaggcagttaagaatagaatagaatagaacagaacagaacagaacagaacagaatagaatagaatagaattttattggccaagtgtgattggacacacaaggaatttgtcttggtgcatacgctctcactgtacataaaagaaaagatacgctcatcgagaatcataaggtacaacacttaatgatagtcataggctacaaataagcaatcaggaaacaatcaatatcaatataaatcgtaaggatacaagtgagttttgccttactttaaaacttttcttgccacacttgttgagtgaatcactaagTTGgtaacttgttaagtgaatctggcttccccattgactttgtttgtcagaaggtcacaaaaggggatcacataactctGGGAGACTGCAACCATATTTATAGCCAGTTTGgcgagcatttgaattttgattacatgaccaaggggatgtgGCAAGTTATGAAaaccggtcatgtcactttttaagTGCCTTTGTCACTTCAaatagggccgtggtgtggctcaggctgtaagaagcctgttattaaacacagcagcctgcaattactgcaggttcaagccccaccaggcccaaggttgactcagccttccatcctttataaggtaggtaaaatgaggacccagattgttggggggggaataagttgactttgtatataaatatacaaatagcatgagactattgccttatacaatgtaagccgccctgagtcttcggagaagggcgggatataaatgttaaaaaaaaaaaaaaatggccattaAATAATTGATTGTtaaaacaaggactacttgtatatctaTGAATGTCAATTAGTAAAGCAGCCATAGTGATAACAAATCAAAAAGAGAATTCTGGTTCCCCTTTCTTTGCCAAATCGTGATATTTATTTTGGCCTGACGTCCTTGTAACTAATCTGTTTTTGTCCTacccagtggtaaaattcaaaatttttcacactgggtgtggcttggtgggcgtgggttgTGGGGAGGggtatcatgtgactgggtgggcatggccaactttttttttaacttttaaagcatttttttaactaaaaaaagtttttaaaaagttccgacaatcagctgtgacaatcagctgtgctgcgcgatccttggaacctttttttttacttttttaaagcattttttaactaccggttcaggcaaaccagattAAGCCAGAAAATTTCTAAATTTATGTGGCTCTAAATTTCCCAcagtaagtttttttttcttgaggattAGCAGAATCACTGGATGATTGGACACCCTCTCTATTTAACAATTACCCAAGAACCACATTAAAGAAATATCATGGTTTAAAATCATGATTTAAGTCTTAGCGGAAAAGCGAAATCAAACATCAGTTCGCTGCTGcatttacattatttttcttctgtaagAAACATAAAACACTTTTCATCAATcatataaatatgttttatttgcatATCAGTACACAGTATTTACATAATAAATACCACAGTTGATAATAAATAAGAATGCGAGGTAGAAAAACAATGTCAAGACTAAGGATGTACATCCTAAAATCCTTAGTTGTTATTGCAAAGTCCCTTTTCCATAAATAGTGCTATGGAtataattaacaattaaaattgGTGTTTTAAAACAATCCGGTTCCTTCAATCCATGCTAATATTTAATAGGAAAACACTCCCCAattgcacacatacacacgtaACAATATACCACTGCAAACATCCTATTTTGTGTTGTAATTCCCATACATAATAACTTATCACAAAGAGTCATCAGTGGAAAacctttctgtttcattttttaatgccAAATGTGTATTTTTTAACAAACTGGAAGCAGTGTAATAGGAGAGCTGAACATCTGCACTttggatatacatatatatatttgtttacaaaTTATTCTACTTTGTCCATAAGAAACATGTCCTTGGATTGCCACATCACAGATTAATAGATAGCAAAAATTGATCTTCCTGGTTTATCAATTTACAACTGTCCCATggtaatttgtctgaagtggtgtagggtttcctgcctgggcagggagttggactagaagacctccaaggtcccttccaattctgttattattattattaggtaaTGTTAGGAGGAagttgggtttttcccccccagataaATATAGTAGTTATTACTCAGGATTGGATATTGATAGGAAGGCATTTGACATCCTGGACCACTGAAAAACATATCCCACAGTTCTCTGCATTTAACAGACGTTCTCCAATAGCTGGCCATTAAAATCCTATAAAGGCTGTAAGGTTTAGTGGATGCCCAATCTCAGTCTGAGGATAATGAAGGATCGATTTCCCACGATTTAAGCCAAAACAACAAGCAGGTTTTAGATGACCCTGAGAAGCAGTTGACGATCCGTTTTGAAACAGCAATTGTGGTTGACAGATTTGGGtaatagtaaagaaaaaaaaaagagatttgattttaaaaaaatggaagtatCAAAAGTAATGGAAATGCAGCATAAGTTCACCATAGAAATCTCTCCAGCTCTTTCCAGAATTAAATGCAatgttgggattcagccggttctctctagattcgggcgaaccggtagcagcgactgcaggaggctccgcccacccacccggacctaACGTGCgagcctgcgcatgcgcagaaggccacgCGAACACTCACATTTGGGAACCggcagggaaggtaagtgaatcccactgctGATTAAATGTCTATCCCTGTCAAATCCACCACTATTTTGAGGAAGAGCGTGTCATCTTTGAGGTAGCTGGGAATCTCAGCATGGCTGGCAAACAGAGGGCTTCCACTGGCCACATTGAGTTTCTGGTGAGGTTGCTGAAAAGAGGTGCTTTGAGGGTCTGGGAGGAAAGTCTCCATCAGAGGCGACTTCCTTCGTGTGGGATCCAAGAGAGAGAAGGTGACCTTCTGTCGGAAAGGCCAAGGCAGAATGTCATCATAAGGCCCTTTGGCCAAAGCCAGGAAGAGTGAAAGGTGGCCACCTTTGCCTACACCATCTCCATCAGGGTACAGTCGGACGTAGAGGCGGTATCCGAAAGGATGGGTGGCGAAAGCCGGAGAGAAGATGGAATGCCTTTTCCCGCTTTTGGCATCTTTCAGGAGTTTGGAGAAATTCTCTACTTTCCAAACCAAGATTCCATCAGTGCTGGCCAGCTCTTGAGTGGATGGTACAGAACCTTTGGTACCATGAGGGCTGTTACGCGTTTCCTGAGAATTTTTGAGCAACTCCTCATACTGGGAACAGCAGTGCTGGAGGGTTTTCACATTGGAGACTTgctgattcagctgccgacgcaaaGATGCAACCATCAGCTCCAGGGCCTCCATTCGCAGCTGGACAGCTTCGACGTTTAGCGAAGGGCCACCCTAGAAAAGGAGAAGATAACCTcacatcagggggaaaaaaacacaccaaaattGGAGGCACAAAACCAAGTCAGTTCTCTCCCCCCATACCACTGTTCTCAAAAGTGCTACTGTTTTCCTCTTAACTCAACTGCTTTGCTCATAGTTTCTAAACCAACAGGACCTTACAATAAAATC
This genomic window from Ahaetulla prasina isolate Xishuangbanna chromosome 2, ASM2864084v1, whole genome shotgun sequence contains:
- the LOC131189602 gene encoding TNF receptor-associated factor 2-like encodes the protein MMGKLRGSVMPMDPLGKVGLLCQACGFLLTNPQQAECGHRYCRRCVKGLFRDSERIVSCLTCKKVLHLKEFHSDKAAENDALDTQIACPNFDCRWTGTLKSYQEHLCHPEAPIGTTKNATLIPEDQNENKEKEAHWSVTAPIMGGPSLNVEAVQLRMEALELMVASLRRQLNQQVSNVKTLQHCCSQYEELLKNSQETRNSPHGTKGSVPSTQELASTDGILVWKVENFSKLLKDAKSGKRHSIFSPAFATHPFGYRLYVRLYPDGDGVGKGGHLSLFLALAKGPYDDILPWPFRQKVTFSLLDPTRRKSPLMETFLPDPQSTSFQQPHQKLNVASGSPLFASHAEIPSYLKDDTLFLKIVVDLTGIDI